The Raphanus sativus cultivar WK10039 chromosome 2, ASM80110v3, whole genome shotgun sequence genome includes a region encoding these proteins:
- the LOC108840443 gene encoding uncharacterized protein LOC108840443, with translation MSTRKIHGGYEKLGEEETSLKSVWSVPGSVSGNSRNPIQEVKKAPIVTQTGGSVHPLLSFLDVHFQKKKKKTKKNLATAKPEFARYMEYLKEGGVWDPNSNAPVIHYK, from the coding sequence ATGAGCACTAGGAAGATCCACGGGGGCTACGAAAAGCTCGGGGAAGAAGAAACTAGTTTGAAGAGTGTCTGGAGCGTTCCGGGTAGTGTTTCTGGTAATTCAAGAAACCCGATTCAAGAGGTGAAGAAGGCGCCGATAGTGACACAAACCGGTGGTTCTGTTCATCCTTTGCTAAGTTTCTTGGACGTTCatttccaaaagaagaagaagaagacaaagaagaacTTGGCGACGGCAAAACCTGAGTTTGCTAGGTATATGGAGTATTTGAAGGAAGGAGGTGTATGGGATCCTAATTCTAACGCACCTGTGATTCATTACAAATAG
- the LOC108840561 gene encoding uncharacterized protein LOC108840561 — protein MVSTDYDNVKSEKAKALHRFHSIGFLFRITEICVALLLLCWIFTSLPFAFQISVVFLRRITSVVSTPLFMFLLGNSIVVALLTTKSAVFSAASTIDGGTETDIYDAFIRTGENRVVSSDVGDLTEEIIDDKQIIETETDSNSNPTVAREDNAAVEPEKNSVSVTDSTEDHPVTRVYRRSKSEISAKQCPVTVAKPLLRRSETEKCRETVESCGEVPFPEDGLTNEEFQKTIEAFIAKQLIFRRRESLAVVIHKDHNQQTNFC, from the coding sequence ATGGTTTCCACCGATTACGACAACGTTAAATCAGAGAAAGCCAAGGCGCTACATCGTTTCCACAGCATTGGCTTCCTCTTCCGCATCACTGAGATCTGCGTCGCTCTTCTCTTACTCTGTTGGATATTCACTTCCCTTCCTTTCGCCTTTCAAATCTCCGTCGTGTTTCTACGCCGTATCACTTCCGTCGTCTCCACTCCTCTCTTCATGTTCCTTCTCGGAAACTCCATCGTCGTCGCTCTTCTCACCACCAAATCCGCCGTCTTCTCCGCCGCTAGTACCATCGACGGCGGAACAGAGACTGATATCTACGACGCGTTTATCCGAACCGGAGAAAACCGCGTCGTTTCTTCCGACGTTGGAGATCTAACGGAAGAGATCATCGACGATAAACAGATCATCGAAACTGAAACGGACTCAAATTCAAATCCCACGGTGGCGCGTGAAGATAACGCGGCAGTGGAACCGGAGAAGAACTCGGTTTCCGTCACCGATTCAACGGAGGATCATCCTGTTACGAGAGTCTATCGAAGGAGCAAATCGGAAATCTCTGCGAAACAGTGTCCAGTGACGGTGGCGAAACCTTTGCTCCGGCGATCGGAGACGGAGAAGTGCCGGGAAACAGTCGAGTCGTGCGGAGAAGTTCCGTTTCCGGAGGATGGTCTGACGAACGAAGAGTTTCAGAAAACGATCGAAGCATTCATCGCTAAACAGTTGATATTCCGTCGCCGGGAATCACTCGCCGTCGTTATCCATAAGGACCATAACCAACAAACAAACTTTTGTTAG
- the LOC108840290 gene encoding protein REVEILLE 1, whose protein sequence is MTLTANVKGANRVEEDTEDKQQIQKLSDQVFDYAPKVRKPYTITKERERWTDEEHEKFVEALKLYGRAWRKIQEHVGTKTAVQIRSHAQKFFSKVAREASGGNGNSLEPVVIPPPRPKRKPMHPYPRKLGNEGDQTRRSVSPSERDNRSPTSVLSLSTTGSEAMGSSDSYSHNRSLSPVSSASPQAAQATTAPEELEPLKLELFPSERLFKRESSIKEPTKQSLKLFGKTVLVSDLDMSSSLTTSTTYCKLPIQPLPRKLSMVTIPQEELLSCWIQVPPKKEELENRCLDSEKGVQNEGSSTGSNTGSLDDTGHTEKSSEPETMVCQREFKPSERSAFSELRRANSESNSRGFGPYKKRKMGTEAEEEQDQQEIRLCL, encoded by the exons ATGACGTTGACTGCGAATGTTAAG GGTGCCAATAGAGTTGAAGAAGACACTGAAGATAAGCAGCAGATACAAAAACTCAGTGACCAAGTTTTTGACTATGCACCCAAg GTACGGAAGCCATACACCATAactaaagaaagagagagatggacTGATGAAGAACACGAAAAGTTTGTTGAGGCCTTGAAACTATATGGGCGAGCATGGAGAAAAATAcaag AGCATGTGGGCACAAAGACTGCAGTTCAGATTCGAAGCCATGCTCAGAAGTTTTTCTCTAAG GTTGCCCGAGAAGCATCTGGAGGTAATGGGAACTCGTTGGAGCCAGTTGTGATACCGCCTCCTCGTCCCAAGAGGAAACCAATGCATCCTTACCCACGTAAGCTGGGGAACGAGGGAGATCAAACACGTAGATCGGTTTCTCCTTCAGAACGAGACAACAGATCTCCAACATCCGTCTTGTCCTTGTCCACTACTGGATCAGAAGCCATGGGTTCCTCGGATTCATATTCACACAATCGAAGCTTGTCCCCTGTTTCCTCTGCATCACCTCAGGCTGCTCAGGCAACTACTGCGCCTGAAGAGCTTGAGCCTCTG AAGCTGGAGTTGTTTCCATCAGAGAGACTGTTTAAGAGAGAGAGCTCGATCAAGGAACCGACGAAGCAAAGCCTCAAACTCTTCGGGAAGACAGTTTTGGTATCTGATCTAGACATGTCCTCTTCTCTGACAACTTCAACAACTTACTGCAAGTTACCGATTCAGCCATTACCACGAAAACTCTCCATGGTAACTATCCCTCAGGAAGAACTCTTGAGCTGTTGGATACAAGTCCCTCCTAAGAAAGAAGAGTTGGAAAATAGATGCTTAGATTCAGAAAAGGGCGTTCAAAATGAAGGATCATCGACTGGATCAAACACTGGTTCGCTGGATGATACAGGACACACGGAGAAGAGCTCGGAACCCGAAACAATGGTATGCCAAAGGGAGTTTAAACCTAGCGAGAGGTCTGCATTTTCTGAGCTCAGAAGAGCAAACTCTGAGTCGAACTCGAGAGGATTTGGTCCctacaagaagagaaagatggGTACAGAAGCAGAGGAAGAACAAGACCAACAAGAGATTCGCCTCTGCTTATAA
- the LOC130499187 gene encoding homeobox-leucine zipper protein HDG10-like gives MEFNHDSSSSNGLETSMNTTNGDNKIYHRHSTYQIQRLEAYFKECPHPDDSQRHKLGEELKLKPKQIKFWFQNKRTQAKTQIEKAINTSLRAENIRIRRENEVMQEALKTVTCPPCGGPRLGKEERQLYLQKLHAHNAYLKGQREQILDFVNNNGGHSIPSVNSLAYRQGPSSYASTSSNPHVSYGTSSNHPVQPPSLEREPYTREHLNIAQQPQHFQPLSQMEKMIMSEMMVSAVTEIIRLIHTKEPMWIKSSIDDRLVIDQENYEKSFTKISHLKSPSTRIESSKEVVVVPMDARNLVDMFLDTEKWARLFSTIVNEAKTIHVLEPMDTQRQNFSQLMYEQLHILSPLVPPREFMILRCCQQIEEDLWVIADVSCHHVNIDFESPTCSKRPSGCLIQALPNGLSKVTWMEHVEVNDKVRTHRIYRDLLCGGFGYGARRWTVTLERMCERLSLSSISVFLTTDYAGVVKTIEGRRSVVNLGERMLKNFAWILKMSGNYDFSQLSETNSSGVRVSVRVNSEAGQPTGLIVCAASSLCLPLSPLQVYNFLTNLEIRHQWDVLCLGNPAAEVTGFVTGTDDKNRVNILQPRSATENADMMIIQDSFIDALGGMVVYAPVDLKTAYAAVSGQVNPLAIPILPSGFIISHGGHRSTSSELEDGNDYSTTLLTVAFQILVSGPTLSGGLQIEESTATVNTLITSTLQKIKVMLNCYDDKV, from the exons AAacttaaaccaaaacaaatcaaattttggtttcaaaacaaaagaacGCAAGCCAAa ACTCAAATTGAGAAAGCAATCAACACATCACTTAGAGCAGAGAACATAAGAATAAGACGTGAAAACGAAGTAATGCAAGAGGCACTAAAAACGGTGACTTGCCCTCCATGTGGCGGTCCTCGTCTTGGGAAAGAAGAACGCCAACTCTATCTCCAAAAACTGCATGCACATAACGCATATCTTAAAGGACAG CGTGAACAAATCTTAGACTTCGTAAACAATAACGGAGGCCACTCAATACCTAGCGTCAATTCCTTAGCCTATCGCCAAGGTCCATCATCGTACGCATCAACTTCCAGTAATCCTCATGTCTCCTACGGAACCTCTTCGAACCATCCCGTCCAGCCACCAAGCTTGGAAAGAGAACCATATACCCGTGAACACCTCAACATCGCCCAACAGCCTCAGCATTTCCAGCCGCTATCTCAAATGGAGAAAATGATAATGTCTGAAATGATGGTAAGTGCCGTGACAGAAATTATAAGACTGATTCATACCAAAGAACCGATGTGGATCAAGTCGTCTATTGATGATAGACTCGTCATTGATCAAGAGAACTATGAGAAGTCATTTACAAAGATTAGCCATTTGAAGAGCCCAAGCACTCGTATTGAGTCTTCTAAGGAAGTCGTGGTGGTTCCGATGGATGCAAGAAATTTGGTGGACATGTTCTTAGATACG gAGAAGTGGGCGAGGCTTTTCTCAACAATTGTGAACGAAGCTAAAACGATTCACGTGCTGGAACCCATGGACACACAAAGACAAAACTTCTCGCAACTG ATGTATGAGCAACTGCATATATTGTCGCCATTAGTACCGCCGAGAGAGTTTATGATCCTAAGATGTTGCCAACAAATTGAAGAAGATCTCTGGGTGATTGCTGACGTCTCGTGTCATCATGTAAACATTGACTTTGAGAGTCCGACTTGCTCCAAACGTCCGTCTGGTTGTCTCATCCAAGCCTTGCCCAATGGTCTCTCTAAG GTTACGTGGATGGAGCATGTGGAAGTAAATGATAAAGTGCGGACACATCGGATTTACAGAGACCTCTTATGCGGCGGGTTTGGCTACGGAGCTCGCCGTTGGACCGTTACTCTTGAAAGAATGTGTGAGAGGCTCTCTCTATCCTCCATTTCCGTCTTCCTCACCACCGACTACGCCGGAG ttgTGAAAACTATAGAAGGAAGAAGGAGCGTCGTGAACTTAGGAGAAAGAATGTTGAAGAACTTTGCGTGGATACTAAAAATGTCTGGAAATTACGACTTTTCTCAATTGTCTGAAACCAACAGTAGCGGAGTCAGGGTTTCGGTGCGGGTAAACTCAGAGGCTGGTCAACCGACGGGTCTCATTGTCTGCGCCGCTTCATCTTTAtgtctccctctctctcctctccaaGTCTACAATTTCCTTACAAATCTCGAGATTCGTCACCAG TGGGACGTTCTCTGCCTTGGGAATCCCGCTGCTGAGGTCACTGGCTTCGTCACTGGAACAGACGATAAGAATCGTGTGAACATCCTCCAG cCTAGGAGTGCAACGGAGAATGCTGATATGATGATAATACAAGATAGCTTCATAGATGCATTAGGAGGTATGGTGGTCTATGCTCCAGTGGACCTGAAAACTGCATACGCTGCCGTTTCTGGACAAGTCAATCCTTTAGCCATTCCAATCCTTCCTTCTGGTTTTATCATCTCCCATGGCGGCCATCGTTCCACCTCTTCTGAGCTCGAAGATGGCAACGACTATAGTACGACGCTTCTTACTGTGGCTTTCCAGATCCTCGTCTCTGGCCCTACTCTTTCTGGAGGTCTCCAAATTGAAGAATCTACCGCCACAGTCAATACTTTGATTACCTCCACCCTTCAAAAGATCAAAGTCATGCTTAATTGCTATGATGATAAAGTTTAA